Proteins encoded in a region of the Zea mays cultivar B73 chromosome 4, Zm-B73-REFERENCE-NAM-5.0, whole genome shotgun sequence genome:
- the LOC100502473 gene encoding GDT1-like protein 3 isoform X1 — translation MDPNPRAPLLLAIVVLALGVSVVASAEDDASGVSLGRRAGGFLHGLKKDALAEGDHGVALDEVGPGLFDALFASLSMILVSEIGDETFIIAALMAMRHPKSIVLSGALSALYVMTVLSTGLGRIVPNLISRKHTNSAATVLYLFFGLRLLYIAWKSDPKGSQKKEMEEVEEKLESGQGKSTIRRFFARFCTPIFLEAFILTFLAEWGDRSQIATIALATHKNAIGVAVGASLGHTVCTSLAVVGGSMLASKISQRTVATIGGVLFLGFSVSSYFYPPL, via the exons ATGGATCCGAACCCTAGAGCTCCCCTCCTCCTCGCCATCGTCGTTCTCGCGCTTGGCGTATCCGTG GTGGCCAGCGCCGAGGACGACGCGTCGGGGGTCTCTCTGGGCCGCCGCGCCGGG GGGTTCTTGCACGGCCTGAAGAAGGATGCACTGGCGGAGGGCGATCATGGGGTGGCACTAGACGAGGTTGGACCGGGGCTGTTCGACGCACTCTTTGCCAGCCTCTCCATGATACTAGTCAGTGAG ATTGGAGATGAGACATTCATCATTGCTGCGCTGATGGCGATGCGGCACCCCAAGTCAATTGTGTTGTCTGGTGCACTATCTGCGCTTTATGTGATGACA GTATTGTCAACTGGACTTGGCAGAATAGTGCCCAACTTGATATCAAGGAAGCACACTAATAGTGCTGCTACAG TTTTGTACTTATTCTTTGGACTACGGCTGCTGTATATTGCATGGAAATCTGACCCAAAGGGATCCCAGAAGAAGGAAATGGAAGAA GTAGAAGAGAAGCTTGAGTCGGGTCAAGGGAAATCAACCATCCGTAGGTTCTTTGCAAGATTCTGTACACCAATCTTTTTGGAG GCTTTCATCTTAACCTTCTTAGCTGAATGGGGCGACCGGAGCCAAATAGCGACAATCGCG CTGGCAACACACAAGAACGCAATCGGAGTCGCAGTGGGAGCGTCACTGGGGCACACGGTGTGCACATCTCTCGCCGTGGTAGGAGGGAGCATGCTGGCGTCCAAGATCTCGCAGCGAACTGTAGCGACGATCGGAGGCGTTCTCTTCCTAGGGTTTTCTGTTTCGTCCTACTTCTACCCTCCGTTGTGA